A genome region from Brassica oleracea var. oleracea cultivar TO1000 chromosome C2, BOL, whole genome shotgun sequence includes the following:
- the LOC106324608 gene encoding uncharacterized protein LOC106324608 isoform X2, which translates to MIFLAGFEMEEELRDKKAQKEYYNMIDFVANAQQGIPKICPCGSITKETVDEDDTYDYLPGKRYFICKDFENDGLHFRQPWVTAIHEEVERLKERYHEQAKLLRECQAVKDEVRMLQDEVRMLLMRVAELERAL; encoded by the exons ATGATTTTCCTTGCAGGTTTTGAAATGGAGGAAGAACTTCGCGATAAGAAAGCACAAAAAGAGTACTACAACATGATCGATTTTGTTGCAAATGCGCAACAGGGGATTCCCAAAATTTGCCCCTGTGGATCAATCACGAAAGAAACCGTTGATGAAGATGATACGTACGACTACCTCCCGGGAAAAAGATACTTTATCTGCAAAGACTTTGAG AATGATGGGCTGCATTTCAGGCAACCATGGGTTACGGCTATTCATGAAGAAGTTGAGAGGCTCAAAGAACGGTATCACGAGCAGGCGAAGCTTCTGAGAGAGTGCCAGGCAGTTAAG GACGAGGTGAGAATGCTGCAGGACGAGGTGAGAATGCTGCTTATGCGTGTGGCTGAACTCGAGAGAGCCCTGTGA
- the LOC106324608 gene encoding uncharacterized protein LOC106324608 isoform X3: MEEELRDKKAQKEYYNMIDFVANAQQGIPKICPCGSITKETVDEDDTYDYLPGKRYFICKDFENDGLHFRQPWVTAIHEEVERLKERYHEQAKLLRECQAVKDEVRMLQDEVRMLLMRVAELERAL, translated from the exons ATGGAGGAAGAACTTCGCGATAAGAAAGCACAAAAAGAGTACTACAACATGATCGATTTTGTTGCAAATGCGCAACAGGGGATTCCCAAAATTTGCCCCTGTGGATCAATCACGAAAGAAACCGTTGATGAAGATGATACGTACGACTACCTCCCGGGAAAAAGATACTTTATCTGCAAAGACTTTGAG AATGATGGGCTGCATTTCAGGCAACCATGGGTTACGGCTATTCATGAAGAAGTTGAGAGGCTCAAAGAACGGTATCACGAGCAGGCGAAGCTTCTGAGAGAGTGCCAGGCAGTTAAG GACGAGGTGAGAATGCTGCAGGACGAGGTGAGAATGCTGCTTATGCGTGTGGCTGAACTCGAGAGAGCCCTGTGA
- the LOC106324608 gene encoding glutathione S-transferase T3-like isoform X1, which yields MENSTCFVNLLASQGCVELDSSEPLCFNSQCSDESTVKERKKWTPKEDIILIGAWLNTSKDPIVGNEQKAGKFWQRIVQYYNCSPQLVGTIPRELGQCKQRWARINDLVCKFSGCYEMALREQRSGQNDNDVMKAALDIFYNDHGSKFNLEHAWRELRHDVKWCSTYLEKESGREKRKAVASDAQGSFAEPEERPIGVKAAKAGSKKKKGGKEEELEKIEGLLALKKQISRQNVLESLLAKTEPLDDMELALKMKLMSEMM from the coding sequence ATGGAAAACTCCACTTGCTTTGTAAACCTTTTAGCTAGCCAAGGGTGTGTTGAGCTTGACTCATCGGAACCCCTTTGCTTTAACAGCCAATGTTCCGATGAGTCTACTGTCAAAGAGAGGAAGAAATGGACACCAAAGGAGGATATAATCCTCATTGGTGCTTGGCTCAACACCAGCAAAGACCCTATAGTCGGGAATGAACAAAAAGCTGGTAAGTTCTGGCAGAGGATTGTACAGTACTACAACTGCAGTCCTCAGCTGGTTGGGACAATCCCAAGAGAACTTGGGCAATGCAAGCAAAGATGGGCTAGGATCAATGATTTGGTGTGTAAATTTTCGGGCTGCTACGAGATGGCATTGAGGGAGCAGAGGAGCGGGCAAAATGACAACGATGTGATGAAGGCTGCTTTGGATATCTTCTACAATGACCACGGCAGTAAGTTCAACTTGGAACATGCGTGGAGGGAGCTTCGACATGATGTGAAATGGTGTTCCACCTATCTCGAGAAGGAGAGCGGTCGGGAGAAGCGCAAAGCAGTTGCTTCTGATGCTCAAGGGTCATTCGCGGAGCCAGAAGAAAGACCCATAGGAGTTAAGGCAGCTAAGGCTGGTAGCAAGAAGAAGAAAGGTGGAAAAGAAGAAGAATTGGAAAAGATAGAAGGACTGTTGGCGCTCAAAAAACAAATCTCTAGACAGAATGTGCTAGAGAGTTTACTTGCAAAGACTGAGCCACTAGATGACATGGAATTAGCTCTGAAAATGAAACTTATGTCTGAAATGATGTGA